Proteins encoded together in one uncultured Desulfosarcina sp. window:
- a CDS encoding phosphatidylglycerophosphatase A — translation MKSILKTNPQKTAMAAIKEKAIVFMATWGLIGFSPLAPGTIGSMAALPLCFLISAMDTVWGTVFLLALISFSIRIANGAEKIVGQQDPGMVVIDEVCGMAVTLFALPFTPIFVIGGFALFRVFDILKPFPIRWFDKTVKGGLGIILDDIVAGIFANLILRCVF, via the coding sequence TTGAAAAGCATCCTGAAAACCAACCCGCAAAAGACGGCCATGGCGGCGATTAAAGAGAAGGCCATCGTTTTTATGGCTACATGGGGCTTGATCGGTTTTTCGCCCTTGGCGCCGGGAACCATCGGCTCCATGGCAGCCTTGCCTTTGTGCTTCCTGATATCCGCAATGGACACGGTATGGGGCACGGTTTTCCTGCTGGCGTTGATTTCGTTTTCCATCCGGATCGCCAACGGGGCCGAAAAAATCGTTGGGCAGCAGGATCCCGGCATGGTCGTCATCGACGAGGTTTGCGGAATGGCCGTTACCCTGTTTGCATTGCCGTTTACGCCAATTTTTGTCATCGGGGGATTTGCTTTGTTCCGGGTCTTTGATATATTAAAACCCTTTCCAATCCGGTGGTTCGATAAAACCGTCAAAGGCGGGTTGGGAATTATTCTGGACGATATCGTCGCAGGGATTTTTGCTAATTTGATTCTGCGATGCGTATTTTAA
- a CDS encoding site-specific DNA-methyltransferase, with protein sequence MSMKPCYETTCGKLYHGHVVDVLGQLRDRSVNCCVTSPPYWGLRDYGVTPQVWGGDPGCRHDFITGEIGTEIGRGNWSQASNGRGEVQGETSDFREPIRSSSEQGFCKKCGAWLGSHGLEPTPLLYIEHEVLIFREVRRVLCDDGTCWINLGDSYAASRSYQVSDNLHPVVGAQRNLANAKPPAGFKQKDLMGIPWRVAFALQADGWYLRSAMPWVKRTAMPESVKDRPTSALEYVFMLTKSQHYRCDMKSIKIQASPDTHRRYARGRSGNHKWKDGGPGNQTIAKSMSHMIPGVTPKSTLPGSGVKANSSFHASIGDLVGERNFRNTDLFFQSLEQPFGMIVCGDEIVGIDAVPGSCPDAHFAAFSPSLVEPCIMAGCPAGGVVLDPFVGSGTTAIVAHKHDRKFIGIDLSKTYLDGIAIPRIEAATAQLKLFA encoded by the coding sequence ATGTCAATGAAACCCTGTTACGAAACAACCTGCGGCAAGCTGTATCACGGACACGTCGTTGACGTTCTCGGGCAGTTGCGGGACCGGTCCGTCAATTGCTGCGTGACCTCCCCGCCGTATTGGGGTTTGCGGGATTACGGGGTGACACCGCAAGTATGGGGCGGTGATCCCGGTTGCCGGCACGATTTCATCACCGGTGAAATCGGCACGGAGATCGGCAGGGGCAACTGGTCCCAGGCCTCCAATGGCCGCGGCGAGGTGCAGGGAGAAACCTCGGATTTTCGGGAACCGATCCGGTCCTCCTCCGAGCAGGGGTTTTGCAAAAAGTGCGGCGCCTGGCTGGGCAGCCACGGACTCGAACCGACGCCATTGCTTTATATCGAACACGAAGTCCTGATTTTCAGGGAAGTCCGGCGCGTCCTTTGCGATGACGGTACCTGCTGGATCAATCTCGGCGATTCCTATGCCGCGTCGAGATCCTACCAGGTATCCGACAACCTGCATCCCGTGGTCGGCGCCCAGCGGAACCTGGCCAACGCGAAGCCTCCCGCCGGCTTCAAGCAAAAAGACCTGATGGGTATTCCCTGGCGCGTTGCCTTCGCCCTGCAGGCCGATGGCTGGTATTTGCGGTCCGCCATGCCCTGGGTCAAACGGACAGCAATGCCAGAGTCTGTGAAGGACCGGCCCACGTCCGCCCTCGAATACGTCTTCATGCTGACCAAATCGCAGCACTACCGGTGCGACATGAAGTCCATAAAAATCCAGGCGTCACCCGATACGCACAGAAGATATGCCAGGGGGCGCAGCGGGAACCATAAATGGAAGGACGGCGGGCCCGGCAACCAGACCATCGCCAAATCCATGAGCCATATGATCCCGGGTGTGACGCCCAAAAGCACCCTTCCGGGTAGCGGCGTCAAGGCGAACAGTTCGTTTCACGCCTCTATCGGTGACCTGGTCGGGGAAAGAAACTTCAGGAACACGGATCTGTTTTTCCAGTCCCTGGAACAACCGTTCGGGATGATCGTCTGCGGTGATGAAATCGTCGGCATCGATGCCGTTCCCGGCAGTTGCCCCGATGCCCATTTCGCGGCCTTTTCCCCTTCCCTGGTCGAACCGTGCATCATGGCCGGCTGTCCTGCCGGCGGAGTGGTCCTGGACCCGTTCGTGGGCAGCGGAACGACTGCGATTGTCGCCCACAAGCATGACCGCAAATTCATCGGGATCGATTTGAGCAAAACCTATCTGGACGGGATCGCCATCCCGCGCATTGAAGCGGCCACGGCACAGCTGAAGCTGTTTGCCTGA
- a CDS encoding primase-helicase zinc-binding domain-containing protein yields the protein MDLILDDLSGRGLAPRRVSGTHGGEYHCPCPACGGQDRFHVWPDQGEAGTWWCRGCDQGGDAIEYLMEFCGKSFREAAAAVGRDLEDLPLASRTPRPRQKPAFVPVRYTPPVEKWREKAGAFVDRAHGQLLDNPEQLRYLAGRGVPESAVKQYRLGYNPGENGRPAIYRARGAWGLPAEEKNGRPRPLWIPRGIVIPLLVDGVIHRIRIRREKQDLTPEFNLPYFMLPGSSAATMVLGDAVRAFAIIEAELDAVACVAAAGDICGAVAVGSSSTKPDEITTAMLKQALCILNALDFDDAGKKAFAWWRETFTGVKRWPVPEGKDPGEAFEKGIDLRAWILAGLPPVFRMAGLTPLDGDQGEEEDREVENTEPVEIAGNIRQVVEWFRQYPVSVVKDGRGIHFHEDPAWASANRELSRRINLAVFMDPAVFDYLSNHPARVVDGNNFFTETQGQAS from the coding sequence ATGGATTTAATCCTTGATGACCTGAGTGGTCGCGGCCTGGCGCCCCGGCGGGTATCGGGTACCCATGGCGGAGAGTACCACTGCCCCTGCCCTGCCTGCGGCGGCCAGGACCGGTTCCACGTCTGGCCGGACCAGGGCGAGGCCGGCACCTGGTGGTGCCGCGGCTGCGACCAGGGCGGTGACGCCATCGAGTATCTGATGGAGTTTTGCGGCAAATCCTTCCGGGAGGCGGCCGCGGCCGTTGGCCGGGATCTGGAGGACCTGCCCCTGGCATCCCGGACTCCCAGGCCGCGGCAAAAGCCGGCCTTCGTGCCGGTCAGGTATACGCCACCGGTGGAAAAGTGGCGGGAGAAGGCCGGGGCCTTCGTGGACCGGGCCCACGGGCAGCTGCTCGATAATCCGGAGCAGCTTCGATATTTGGCCGGCCGCGGTGTTCCGGAGTCGGCGGTAAAACAATATCGCCTGGGTTACAATCCGGGCGAGAACGGCCGACCGGCCATATACCGGGCCCGGGGTGCCTGGGGACTGCCCGCCGAGGAGAAAAACGGCCGGCCGCGGCCTTTATGGATACCGCGCGGGATCGTGATCCCTTTGTTGGTTGATGGGGTGATCCATCGCATCCGGATCCGGAGGGAGAAGCAGGATCTCACTCCGGAGTTCAACCTTCCGTACTTCATGCTGCCCGGCTCCTCGGCCGCCACTATGGTGCTGGGTGATGCGGTTCGGGCCTTTGCGATTATAGAGGCCGAGCTGGATGCAGTGGCCTGCGTTGCTGCCGCCGGCGACATCTGCGGTGCCGTTGCCGTCGGATCCAGTTCGACCAAGCCGGACGAGATAACCACGGCAATGCTGAAACAGGCCCTTTGCATCCTCAACGCCCTGGACTTCGACGATGCCGGCAAGAAGGCCTTTGCTTGGTGGAGGGAGACGTTCACCGGGGTCAAGCGCTGGCCTGTGCCCGAAGGCAAGGACCCGGGAGAGGCGTTCGAAAAGGGCATCGACCTGCGCGCCTGGATTCTGGCCGGGTTGCCACCGGTGTTCCGCATGGCCGGGTTGACTCCTTTGGATGGCGATCAGGGGGAAGAGGAAGATCGGGAAGTTGAAAATACAGAGCCGGTGGAGATCGCCGGCAACATCCGCCAGGTGGTCGAGTGGTTCCGGCAGTATCCGGTCTCTGTCGTCAAGGACGGAAGAGGTATCCATTTTCATGAGGACCCGGCCTGGGCATCGGCCAACCGGGAATTGTCCCGTAGAATCAACCTGGCGGTCTTCATGGACCCGGCGGTCTTCGATTACCTTTCCAACCATCCGGCCCGGGTGGTGGACGGCAATAACTTTTTTACTGAAACACAAGGACAGGCTTCATGA
- the lepB gene encoding signal peptidase I gives MKKNEATDAAPKKKGALRENIEAIIVAVILALFIRTFVVQAFKIPSGSMKDTLLIGDHILVNKFVYGVKAPFLHKTIIPINDPQRGDIIVFEFPEDPSKDFIKRVIGLPGDTVEIRNKKLVVNGKTIEDSHAVHKDSKIFPGRMQPRDNLGPITVPEGKLFVMGDNRDFSYDSRFWGFVDLLAVKGKAFIIYWSWDKENFGVRWGRLGHLLK, from the coding sequence TTGAAGAAAAATGAAGCCACCGATGCCGCTCCAAAGAAAAAAGGAGCGTTGCGTGAAAATATCGAGGCGATCATCGTTGCCGTCATTTTGGCCCTGTTTATCCGCACCTTCGTGGTCCAGGCCTTTAAAATCCCGTCCGGTTCCATGAAGGACACCCTGCTGATCGGTGATCATATTCTTGTGAACAAATTCGTATATGGGGTTAAAGCGCCATTTTTGCATAAAACCATCATCCCTATCAACGACCCGCAACGGGGGGATATTATCGTATTCGAGTTCCCCGAAGACCCCAGCAAGGATTTCATCAAGCGGGTGATCGGGCTGCCGGGGGATACTGTCGAGATTCGAAACAAGAAGCTGGTTGTCAATGGCAAAACCATAGAAGACAGCCATGCCGTCCACAAAGATTCGAAAATATTTCCCGGCCGGATGCAGCCCCGGGATAACCTGGGGCCGATCACCGTTCCCGAAGGCAAACTTTTTGTCATGGGCGACAACCGCGATTTTTCCTATGACAGCCGTTTCTGGGGGTTTGTCGATCTCCTGGCGGTAAAAGGAAAGGCCTTTATCATTTACTGGTCGTGGGACAAAGAGAATTTCGGTGTGAGATGGGGTCGGCTGGGGCATTTGCTGAAGTAA
- the larC gene encoding nickel pincer cofactor biosynthesis protein LarC, with protein sequence MHAHFDCFSGISGDMVLGAFIDMGVPVAWLEKRIHDIGLSKVDIVARDVKKKGIGAKKVTVIEKEASHPRNYRDIVSLIDDGALSDEVKKASKDIFSRIADAEAKIHRCEKNDVHFHEVGAVDSIVDIVGAALCIEYLGIESVTSSPLPLGSGFVDCAHGRLPVPAPATLEILNGIPVYGGSSDGEQVTPTGAGIIASIAREFGPVPPMKIDRVGYGSGSRENRGMPNLLRIFTGERMGERSQMPGDVVCVVETNIDDTNPELFGYVMEKLFHEGALDVCLIPATMKKNRPGTKVEVLCLPDKKDAVAACLLTETSTIGVRYQLLQRDILKRFKATVKTRFGEIRVKCVLDPSGRRRCSPEFDACKKVAVDRNVPLAAVYDAVAGAVQNEDLVTILD encoded by the coding sequence ATGCACGCACATTTTGACTGTTTTTCAGGAATCAGCGGAGACATGGTCCTCGGCGCCTTCATCGATATGGGCGTTCCTGTGGCTTGGTTGGAAAAGAGAATTCATGACATCGGTCTCAGCAAGGTCGATATCGTTGCCCGGGACGTCAAGAAAAAAGGCATCGGCGCCAAAAAAGTGACGGTAATCGAAAAAGAGGCTTCACATCCCAGAAATTACCGGGACATCGTAAGCCTGATTGACGATGGAGCGCTGAGCGATGAAGTGAAAAAGGCCTCTAAGGATATTTTCAGCCGCATCGCCGACGCCGAAGCCAAGATTCATCGATGTGAAAAAAATGACGTTCATTTTCACGAAGTGGGGGCGGTGGACAGTATCGTCGATATTGTCGGTGCGGCCCTGTGTATCGAATACCTTGGCATCGAATCCGTGACTTCCTCGCCGCTGCCCCTGGGAAGCGGTTTCGTGGACTGTGCCCACGGCAGGTTGCCGGTTCCGGCGCCGGCCACACTGGAAATATTAAATGGAATACCGGTTTACGGCGGTTCATCCGACGGCGAACAGGTAACCCCCACCGGGGCGGGGATTATTGCCTCCATTGCCCGGGAATTTGGTCCGGTTCCCCCGATGAAAATCGACCGGGTCGGGTATGGCAGCGGTTCCCGGGAGAACCGTGGGATGCCCAATCTTCTCCGGATTTTTACCGGAGAGCGAATGGGAGAACGGTCGCAGATGCCCGGGGACGTTGTTTGTGTGGTGGAAACCAATATTGACGATACGAATCCGGAACTGTTCGGTTATGTGATGGAGAAGTTGTTCCACGAAGGCGCCCTGGACGTTTGCCTGATCCCTGCGACCATGAAGAAAAATCGGCCCGGGACCAAGGTCGAGGTGCTATGCTTGCCTGATAAAAAGGATGCGGTGGCGGCATGTCTCTTGACGGAAACTTCCACGATCGGTGTCCGCTACCAATTATTGCAGCGGGACATTTTAAAGCGATTTAAAGCCACGGTGAAAACCCGCTTCGGGGAAATCCGGGTCAAATGCGTGCTGGATCCATCCGGACGAAGGCGCTGTTCACCAGAATTCGATGCCTGCAAGAAAGTCGCTGTGGATAGGAACGTTCCCTTGGCGGCCGTTTACGATGCGGTTGCCGGTGCCGTGCAGAACGAAGACCTTGTGACGATTTTGGATTGA
- a CDS encoding phage/plasmid primase, P4 family, producing MSEPVEPAGGFPDAGTDPSGDLQSLMDEYAGKVAARVAEEAAADPDGKPVNGKVGSGFIRACFDANELGDGLLFKAVNKGDLTFNKAMDAWLVWTGHHWAVDQMGAARAGVEKVVEKFGEELAAMNKKIREVEADGAGEQLAFFRARAKGLRARISQLRSRRRANNCLDFAHNCEDPMAIRGDEIDRKPLLLACANGVINLATGELESGRQEQYLLKASPVSWQGIDAPCPLWEEKLLEILSGDQRLMAFLQRVLGYALIGEVRESIIVVLTGIGRNGKSLIVEVLSEIMGPLAGAVRSEMLLDQMRVTSSTGPTPDIMALRGLRMAFASETDDGCRVSPSRVKWLTGKDKLTGRNPHDKYEVQFPPTHTLFLLTNHKPHAPADDFAFWERVILIPFLLSFVSRRPRNESERVADPLLAAKLIPEYPGIMAWMVRGSLQYLQRGLDPPPVVKEAIQEYQRDEDILADFVDECCVVGEGFQVGATALYDIFERWWKKNVSKNAPKQKRFGSLMGRRFQRKKDGVYKYTGIGLLDNVEELFG from the coding sequence ATGAGTGAGCCCGTTGAGCCTGCCGGTGGTTTTCCGGATGCCGGCACCGATCCTTCCGGAGACCTGCAATCGCTCATGGACGAGTACGCCGGGAAGGTGGCCGCCCGGGTTGCCGAGGAGGCCGCGGCCGATCCGGATGGAAAGCCGGTCAACGGCAAGGTCGGTTCCGGGTTCATCCGCGCCTGCTTCGACGCCAACGAACTGGGTGACGGGTTGCTCTTCAAGGCGGTCAACAAAGGGGACCTGACGTTCAACAAGGCCATGGACGCCTGGCTGGTGTGGACCGGCCATCACTGGGCCGTGGACCAGATGGGCGCGGCCCGGGCCGGGGTCGAGAAAGTGGTCGAAAAATTCGGCGAGGAGCTGGCCGCTATGAACAAGAAAATCCGGGAGGTAGAGGCCGACGGTGCCGGCGAGCAGCTCGCCTTCTTCCGGGCCCGGGCCAAGGGGTTGCGAGCCCGCATCAGCCAGCTGCGCAGCCGGCGCCGGGCCAACAACTGCCTTGACTTTGCCCACAACTGCGAGGACCCCATGGCAATCCGGGGAGACGAGATCGACAGGAAACCCCTGCTTCTGGCCTGTGCCAACGGCGTGATCAACCTGGCCACCGGGGAGCTGGAGTCCGGGCGCCAGGAGCAATATTTGCTGAAGGCCTCGCCAGTGTCCTGGCAGGGCATCGATGCGCCCTGCCCCTTGTGGGAGGAAAAGCTCCTGGAGATCCTCTCCGGAGACCAGCGGTTGATGGCTTTTCTGCAGCGGGTGCTGGGATACGCTTTGATCGGCGAGGTCAGGGAGTCCATCATCGTGGTGCTGACCGGGATCGGCCGCAACGGCAAGTCCCTGATCGTGGAGGTGCTCTCCGAGATCATGGGGCCTCTGGCCGGTGCCGTACGATCAGAGATGCTTCTGGACCAGATGCGGGTGACATCCTCCACCGGGCCCACACCGGACATCATGGCACTCAGGGGTCTGCGCATGGCCTTCGCCTCCGAGACGGACGACGGCTGCCGGGTCAGTCCTTCCCGGGTGAAGTGGCTGACCGGCAAGGACAAGCTCACCGGCCGCAATCCCCATGACAAGTATGAGGTGCAGTTCCCGCCGACGCACACATTATTCCTTCTGACCAACCACAAGCCGCATGCCCCGGCCGACGATTTCGCTTTCTGGGAGCGGGTGATCCTGATCCCCTTCCTGCTCTCGTTCGTCAGCCGCCGGCCGAGGAACGAATCCGAGCGGGTGGCGGATCCGCTTTTGGCCGCGAAGCTGATACCCGAGTATCCGGGCATCATGGCCTGGATGGTGCGCGGCAGCCTTCAATACCTGCAGCGGGGACTGGATCCGCCTCCGGTGGTCAAGGAGGCGATCCAGGAATACCAGCGCGATGAGGATATCCTGGCCGACTTCGTGGACGAATGCTGCGTCGTTGGCGAGGGCTTTCAGGTGGGGGCCACAGCTCTGTACGACATCTTCGAGCGCTGGTGGAAGAAAAACGTTTCCAAGAACGCGCCCAAGCAGAAGCGCTTCGGATCGCTCATGGGCCGGCGGTTTCAGCGCAAAAAGGACGGCGTGTACAAGTATACGGGTATCGGCCTTCTGGACAACGTGGAGGAACTGTTCGGCTGA
- a CDS encoding ParB/RepB/Spo0J family partition protein translates to MQRTFRELNLTAITPSPFNPRRDFTGDDFIELTASIARMGVLEPILVRPIESDDTPFELVAGERRWRACYAAAESNGGPDKAVIPAMIQEMDDDLALEIQTIENLQRRDLSGLEEAEAFRIWVDRKGTDAIPELAERTGIKETYIRRRLMILRLPKTMLEAWGKGDLKFGHLEQLARMDDKKQRRSIFDEVVRDLKDRQVTVADLKRRIARISPALGKARFDIEAEGCLACTQNTSVQMKLFDLGDEKARCNRPDCFKKKQEAHLVKFWNRTKYYRKYGIKGFRFNEDVSWKDYEAFYGDGKPAKKCLSCEHHLAILHIDGESCHDRACFGDKSCFNAVRSTRSSGGSTRKPKKSKDGPRVAWHGEHFREVFFQEQLPVSFEPVEASSLTVRQVSLYSLIRGNAGIHDWYAQRHDVGERLWEDGPYSLDRKALFRLIAGMDEEQVAEEIKAVSLQAVLSGDYLTDERWLVAGHVGIDLASQWRFTEDYLAKKTKGEMIEFGNRFGLFDDPMAMGFLTGTLKRKSFKACKKGELLRVFLESGADTAGMVPDEIVADNPVENTESIGG, encoded by the coding sequence ATGCAACGCACCTTCAGGGAACTGAACCTGACGGCCATCACCCCCTCGCCCTTCAATCCGCGCAGGGATTTTACCGGAGACGACTTTATCGAACTGACCGCCTCCATCGCCCGGATGGGCGTCCTGGAACCCATCCTGGTCAGGCCCATCGAAAGTGATGACACCCCTTTCGAGCTGGTGGCCGGCGAGCGGCGCTGGCGGGCCTGTTATGCCGCGGCCGAGAGCAACGGCGGTCCGGACAAGGCCGTAATCCCGGCCATGATCCAGGAGATGGACGACGACCTGGCCCTGGAGATCCAGACCATCGAGAACCTGCAAAGAAGGGACCTGTCCGGACTCGAAGAGGCCGAGGCCTTCCGGATCTGGGTGGACCGCAAGGGAACCGACGCCATTCCCGAACTGGCCGAACGCACCGGCATCAAGGAGACCTACATCCGCCGGCGCCTGATGATCCTGCGCCTTCCAAAGACCATGCTGGAGGCCTGGGGCAAGGGCGATCTCAAGTTCGGCCATCTTGAGCAGTTGGCCCGCATGGACGACAAGAAACAGCGCCGTTCCATCTTCGATGAAGTTGTCCGGGATCTCAAAGACCGCCAGGTCACCGTAGCGGATCTCAAACGCAGGATTGCGAGGATCTCGCCGGCACTGGGCAAGGCCCGCTTCGATATCGAAGCCGAGGGCTGCCTGGCCTGCACCCAGAACACCAGCGTCCAGATGAAGCTGTTCGACCTGGGCGACGAAAAAGCCCGCTGCAACCGGCCCGATTGCTTTAAGAAGAAGCAGGAAGCCCACCTGGTCAAATTCTGGAACCGCACAAAATATTATCGCAAGTACGGCATCAAGGGCTTCCGCTTCAATGAGGATGTGAGCTGGAAGGATTACGAAGCCTTTTACGGCGACGGCAAACCGGCAAAAAAATGCCTGTCCTGCGAGCACCACCTGGCCATCCTGCATATCGACGGAGAATCCTGTCACGACCGCGCCTGCTTCGGAGACAAGAGCTGCTTCAACGCCGTGCGGTCCACCAGATCCTCCGGCGGCAGTACCCGCAAACCCAAGAAGTCCAAGGACGGTCCCCGGGTGGCTTGGCACGGCGAGCACTTCCGGGAAGTCTTCTTCCAGGAGCAACTGCCCGTATCCTTCGAACCGGTGGAGGCCTCCAGCCTCACCGTCCGCCAGGTATCGTTGTATTCCCTGATCCGGGGCAACGCCGGCATCCATGACTGGTACGCCCAGCGCCATGACGTGGGCGAGCGTTTATGGGAAGACGGACCGTACAGCCTGGATCGTAAGGCGTTGTTTCGCCTGATCGCCGGCATGGACGAAGAGCAGGTGGCCGAGGAGATCAAGGCCGTTTCCCTGCAGGCCGTCCTGTCCGGCGACTACCTCACGGACGAACGCTGGCTTGTGGCCGGTCATGTGGGCATCGACCTGGCCAGCCAATGGCGCTTCACCGAAGACTACCTGGCCAAGAAGACCAAAGGCGAAATGATCGAGTTCGGAAATCGCTTCGGCCTGTTCGACGATCCCATGGCCATGGGGTTTCTCACAGGCACCCTGAAGCGCAAGTCCTTCAAGGCCTGCAAGAAGGGCGAGTTGCTCCGTGTGTTCCTGGAATCCGGCGCCGACACCGCCGGCATGGTCCCGGACGAGATCGTGGCCGACAATCCCGTAGAGAACACCGAATCCATCGGTGGTTGA
- a CDS encoding terminase gpA endonuclease subunit, with translation MIATDFFSKPVPVDTRWLTDQQLERLGGDVFALHFSQAEKRILKKKKKIRPSVWAERHRHLPGDAAVPGRWRNSTVPYAAGILDASFFPSVQEAVVCAAPQTCKTEINYTCIGYAVDRKPGNALIVMPDENTARENSADRIRPMFEDSPRLRSYLTGYADDMASHKIRLQNAIIYMAWANSAARLANKPLPYVVLDEEDKYPETASKKEASPTDLAKKRTRTFAHMRKIWRTSSPSIETGPIWKALTEECQIVFDYWVRCPRCDGIQKMVFESIKWPEDLRDPLRMKTEQSAWYECVHCSSKWNDADRDMAVRAGEWRDRKNGELLDTALTSILPVTIGFHIPSWLSPFVKLWEVAHAFLEGLLNRNKMKDFRNGHAAEPWYTVSAERSEDNILALADDRPRGAVPGGGVVACLLAGVDTQDDGFYYEIRAFGYGLERPSWCIREGKVPTFKALAQVLWADQYLDIDSNVYPVRLTLQDAMGHRTSEVYDFSRMYRGRIFPTMGKQTMASPYAFSNIQYYPGTKKPIPGGLSLVRFDTNYFKNQLAGILEIAPGDPGCWHYHKDVTRDWARQMTVEGLNEKGVWENPQEKPNHAWDCSALLLLAHEVLGVAFWKVPEKEAPSPILKTISGPKDRTGSYRINYERPSWLR, from the coding sequence GTGATCGCGACCGATTTTTTCAGCAAACCGGTACCAGTCGACACCCGATGGTTGACCGATCAGCAGCTCGAGCGGCTGGGCGGTGATGTCTTTGCCTTGCATTTTTCCCAGGCAGAAAAGCGCATACTGAAAAAGAAAAAGAAGATCCGACCCTCGGTATGGGCCGAACGGCACCGGCATCTTCCCGGTGACGCTGCCGTGCCCGGACGCTGGAGGAATTCGACCGTCCCTTATGCCGCCGGCATCCTGGACGCCAGCTTTTTCCCTTCCGTCCAGGAGGCTGTCGTATGCGCGGCGCCCCAAACCTGCAAGACCGAAATCAATTACACCTGCATCGGCTACGCGGTCGACCGGAAACCGGGCAACGCCCTGATCGTCATGCCGGATGAAAACACGGCCCGGGAGAACAGCGCCGACAGAATCCGGCCCATGTTCGAGGACAGTCCCCGGCTCAGGTCCTACCTTACCGGCTACGCCGATGATATGGCCTCCCACAAGATCAGGCTGCAGAATGCCATCATTTACATGGCATGGGCCAACAGCGCGGCTCGCCTGGCCAATAAGCCGCTACCATATGTGGTGTTGGACGAGGAGGACAAATACCCGGAGACGGCCTCCAAGAAAGAGGCCAGTCCTACGGACCTGGCCAAGAAACGGACCCGGACCTTTGCCCATATGCGCAAGATCTGGCGGACCAGCTCGCCGAGTATCGAGACCGGTCCGATCTGGAAGGCACTGACCGAGGAATGCCAGATCGTGTTCGACTATTGGGTCCGCTGCCCCCGATGCGACGGGATCCAGAAAATGGTCTTTGAAAGTATCAAATGGCCCGAGGATCTGCGCGATCCCCTGCGGATGAAAACCGAGCAGTCCGCCTGGTACGAATGCGTCCACTGTTCGTCGAAATGGAATGATGCGGACAGGGATATGGCTGTGCGCGCCGGAGAATGGCGCGACCGGAAAAATGGGGAGTTACTGGACACCGCCCTCACCTCCATACTTCCGGTGACCATCGGATTTCATATTCCTTCGTGGCTGAGTCCCTTCGTCAAGCTTTGGGAAGTGGCTCACGCCTTCCTGGAGGGGCTACTCAACAGGAACAAAATGAAGGATTTCCGGAACGGCCATGCGGCCGAGCCCTGGTATACGGTTTCGGCGGAGCGCAGCGAGGACAATATCCTGGCCCTTGCCGATGATCGGCCGCGGGGCGCAGTGCCCGGCGGGGGTGTCGTTGCCTGCCTGCTGGCCGGCGTGGACACCCAGGACGATGGCTTTTATTACGAGATCCGGGCCTTCGGCTACGGACTGGAACGTCCCTCCTGGTGCATCCGGGAAGGCAAGGTGCCCACCTTCAAAGCCCTGGCACAGGTGCTATGGGCCGACCAGTACTTGGATATCGACAGCAATGTTTATCCGGTCCGTCTGACCCTGCAGGATGCCATGGGTCATCGCACCAGCGAGGTTTACGATTTTAGCCGCATGTATCGGGGCCGGATATTTCCCACCATGGGCAAGCAGACCATGGCCAGCCCTTATGCCTTTTCCAATATCCAGTATTATCCAGGAACGAAAAAGCCGATCCCGGGAGGATTATCGTTAGTTCGGTTCGACACCAACTATTTCAAGAACCAGCTGGCAGGAATTCTGGAGATCGCTCCCGGTGACCCTGGGTGCTGGCATTACCACAAAGATGTCACCAGGGACTGGGCGCGGCAAATGACCGTCGAAGGTCTGAACGAAAAAGGCGTGTGGGAGAATCCACAGGAAAAGCCAAACCACGCCTGGGACTGCTCAGCTCTTTTGCTGTTGGCTCACGAAGTGCTTGGTGTGGCCTTCTGGAAGGTCCCTGAGAAAGAAGCGCCCAGCCCGATTCTCAAGACTATTTCCGGACCTAAAGACCGAACCGGTTCCTATCGCATAAATTATGAACGCCCGAGTTGGCTGAGATGA